In Quercus lobata isolate SW786 chromosome 12, ValleyOak3.0 Primary Assembly, whole genome shotgun sequence, a genomic segment contains:
- the LOC115971814 gene encoding glutathione S-transferase F13, which yields MALKLYGLPMSTCTTRVLACLHEKGVDFELVPVDLFSGEHKQPPFLSKNPFGQIPVLEDGDLTLFESRAITAYVAEKFKETGTDLIKHNNPKEAALVKVWVEVESQNFNSAISPIVFEHIVGPIMGKTADQAVIDANLEKLGKVLDVYESKLSITKYLAGDFYSLADLHHFPYTHYFMTTPWASLVNDRPHVKAWWEDISSRPAFKKIVGAMTFGEGK from the exons ATGGCTCTCAAGCTTTATGGACTTCCCATGTCTACATGCACCACTCGTGTGTTGGCCTGCCTCCATGAGAAAGGTGTAGATTTTGAGCTTGTTCCGGTTGACCTTTTCAGTGGGGAACACAAACAGCCTCCTTTTCTATCTAAGAAT cCCTTTGGTCAGATTCCAGTGCTAGAAGATGGTGATCTCACTCTTTTTG AATCTAGGGCAATTACAGCATATGTGGCTGAGAAATTCAAGGAAACTGGAACTGATCTCATTAAGCACAATAACCCCAAAGAAGCTGCTTTGGTTAAGGTGTGGGTGGAGGTGGAATCCCAGAATTTCAACTCTGCAATCTCTCCCATTGTCTTTGAACATATTGTGGGGCCTATAATGGGCAAAACAGCTGACCAAGCAGTCATCGATGCCAACTTGGAGAAGCTAGGAAAAGTGCTTGATGTGTATGAGTCCAAGCTAAGTATCACCAAGTACTTGGCTGGTGATTTCTATAGCCTGGCTGACCTGCACCACTTTCCTTACACTCACTACTTCATGACAACACCATGGGCCTCGTTGGTTAATGACCGTCCCCATGTTAAGGCATGGTGGGAGGACATTTCTTCTAGGCCTGCTTTCAAGAAAATTGTTGGGGCCATGACTTTTGGTGAGGGGAAATGA
- the LOC115972081 gene encoding glutathione S-transferase F13-like, translating into MAMKLYGVPMSTCTSRVMACLHEKGADFELVPVNLGTGEHKQPPFLSKNPFGQIPVLEDGDLTLYESRAITAYVAEKCKDTGTDLMRHKNPKEAAMVKVWMEVESQTFNPAISPIVMEYVIGPSMGKKTEQAVVDACTGKLGKVLDVYESRLSTCKYLAGDFYSMADLHHLPYMHYFMTTPCASMVKDRPHVMAWWQDISSRPSFKKMAGAMTFG; encoded by the exons ATGGCTATGAAGCTTTATGGAGTTCCCATGTCCACATGCACCAGTCGTGTGATGGCTTGCCTCCATGAGAAAGGTGCAGATTTTGAGCTTGTTCCGGTTAACCTTGGCACTGGGGAACACAAACAGCCTCCTTTTCTATCTAAGAAT CCCTTTGGTCAGATTCCAGTGCTAGAAGATGGTGATCTCACTCTCTATG AATCTAGGGCAATCACAGCATATGTGGCTGAGAAATGCAAGGATACTGGAACTGATCTCATGAGGCACAAAAACCCCAAAGAAGCTGCTATGGTTAAGGTATGGATGGAGGTGGAATCCCAGACATTCAACCCTGCAATCTCTCCCATTGTCATGGAATATGTTATTGGGCCTTCAATGGGCAAAAAAACTGAACAAGCAGTCGTCGATGCCTGCACGGGGAAGCTAGGAAAAGTGCTTGATGTGTATGAGTCTAGGCTGAGTACGTGCAAGTACTTGGCTGGTGATTTCTATAGCATGGCTGACCTGCATCACCTTCCTTACATGCACTATTTCATGACCACACCATGTGCCTCGATGGTTAAAGACCGTCCCCATGTTATGGCATGGTGGCAGGACATTTCTTCTAGGCCTTCTTTCAAGAAAATGGCTGGGGCCATGACTTTTGGTTAA